The Anabaena sphaerica FACHB-251 genome includes a window with the following:
- a CDS encoding LysR family transcriptional regulator has translation MKSINLGAIDLNLLVAFAALLEQRSVTKAAEQLQIGQPAMSASLNRLRILFEDELFVRLGRQMQPTLKAQALAPGILAALQQIRQTMTSNQTFEPTSSERTFAIGSSDYTSFVLVPPLMEFSHQNAPFLNFQMIGFEKDSVGDLFEQGVIDIALGVFPKPPRQTLWEPIFEERFVGIGRQGHPGIRNGKMSLEAFMAFSHALTTLRRDTIGEIDKALNEQNLERRIALTTPHMLVLPFAIASSDLVAALPYRIAFRFAMICTLTIFELPIATEPWMISMLWSALSDQDEANRWLRNSIKTISQITP, from the coding sequence ATGAAATCAATAAATTTAGGAGCAATTGACCTCAATCTGTTGGTTGCGTTTGCAGCCTTACTGGAGCAGCGCAGTGTGACTAAAGCCGCTGAACAACTTCAGATTGGACAACCTGCTATGAGTGCATCACTCAACCGTTTACGCATCTTGTTTGAAGATGAGTTATTTGTGCGGTTAGGACGGCAAATGCAGCCAACTCTCAAAGCTCAGGCACTTGCACCAGGGATATTGGCAGCATTGCAACAGATTCGTCAAACCATGACATCCAATCAGACATTTGAGCCAACCTCCAGCGAGCGCACATTTGCCATTGGTAGTTCAGATTACACAAGCTTTGTGTTAGTGCCACCGCTAATGGAGTTTAGCCATCAAAACGCTCCGTTTCTCAACTTTCAAATGATTGGATTTGAAAAAGACAGTGTTGGAGATTTGTTTGAACAGGGAGTGATTGATATTGCACTAGGCGTTTTCCCGAAGCCACCTCGGCAAACCCTATGGGAACCCATTTTTGAAGAACGATTTGTGGGAATTGGCCGTCAAGGACACCCAGGGATTAGGAATGGAAAGATGAGTTTAGAAGCATTCATGGCCTTTTCCCATGCCCTCACCACCTTGCGACGAGATACCATTGGCGAAATTGATAAAGCGTTAAATGAGCAGAATTTAGAACGTCGCATTGCACTAACCACGCCGCATATGTTGGTCTTGCCTTTTGCGATCGCATCCAGTGACTTGGTAGCAGCACTTCCTTACCGCATCGCTTTCCGCTTTGCAATGATCTGCACTTTGACTATCTTTGAACTACCAATTGCCACAGAACCGTGGATGATTTCGATGTTGTGGAGTGCATTGAGCGATCAAGATGAAGCAAATCGTTGGTTACGCAATTCAATCAAAACGATTTCCCAAATCACCCCATGA
- a CDS encoding SDR family oxidoreductase — translation MMQKIAVITGSHKGLGYAIARKLAQKDDIQVVLTSRKEQDGLAAQKQLLNENIQVDYHSLDVTSDLSVQQFTAWLQQTYGRADILVNNAGVNPTMQPEESSLLTVQIEMMLSTFTTNVLAVARITQALLPLMQAQNYGRIVNVSTEMASLSSMGSDYYPLAPSYRLSKIGLNGLTAILAKELQGTNILVNAYSPGWMQTDMGGANAPFTADEGAETAVYLATLPEKGAQGKFFAEMRKFGGAIALPW, via the coding sequence ATGATGCAGAAAATAGCAGTAATTACTGGCAGTCACAAAGGATTAGGGTATGCGATCGCCCGTAAGTTAGCACAAAAAGATGATATTCAAGTTGTGCTGACAAGCCGTAAGGAACAAGATGGTCTTGCCGCCCAAAAACAACTCTTGAATGAAAATATTCAAGTAGATTATCATTCCCTGGATGTGACAAGTGATTTAAGTGTGCAGCAGTTTACCGCCTGGTTGCAACAAACCTATGGCAGAGCCGATATTTTGGTCAACAATGCGGGTGTCAATCCCACCATGCAGCCAGAAGAATCTAGCTTGCTCACAGTACAAATCGAAATGATGCTATCAACATTTACCACCAATGTTCTAGCAGTTGCTCGCATCACCCAAGCTTTATTGCCATTGATGCAAGCGCAGAACTACGGGCGGATTGTCAACGTTTCTACTGAAATGGCTTCTCTCTCTTCGATGGGTAGCGATTACTATCCATTAGCTCCTTCATACCGCCTCTCCAAGATAGGGCTAAATGGGTTGACTGCAATCTTGGCAAAAGAACTTCAGGGTACAAATATTTTAGTCAATGCTTACTCTCCAGGCTGGATGCAAACCGATATGGGAGGTGCCAATGCACCATTCACAGCAGACGAAGGAGCAGAAACCGCCGTGTATCTAGCAACATTGCCAGAGAAAGGCGCACAGGGCAAATTTTTTGCTGAAATGCGGAAGTTTGGGGGGGCGATCGCACTGCCTTGGTAA
- a CDS encoding sulfite exporter TauE/SafE family protein, whose protein sequence is MASAGAYRYNLLIPRRQLLILCVTSLIGGGIGSVILLYTSADMFKQLLPYLLLSATLIFTFSEPLKMWLQFQSKKSSSESPPLLILVIAQLAISIYGGFFGAGLVILMLATLSFLGIKNIHTMNAFKSFLGSCINGIAIFPFMFAGLIAWHQAILMAVGGSLGGYLCAHYARNLDPRFVRIFVIVVSFSMTTYFFIWGENR, encoded by the coding sequence ATGGCAAGTGCAGGAGCATATCGTTACAATTTGCTCATCCCGCGACGACAGCTTTTGATACTATGTGTTACCAGTTTAATTGGTGGAGGAATTGGCTCTGTTATTTTGCTATATACATCAGCGGATATGTTTAAACAGCTACTTCCTTATCTGTTACTTTCAGCAACGCTGATATTTACATTTAGCGAACCCCTAAAAATGTGGCTACAATTTCAAAGCAAGAAATCATCATCAGAATCTCCACCTTTATTAATTCTCGTGATTGCTCAATTAGCAATATCTATCTATGGTGGTTTCTTTGGTGCAGGTTTAGTAATTTTAATGTTAGCAACTTTAAGCTTTTTAGGTATTAAAAATATTCACACTATGAATGCTTTTAAATCTTTTCTTGGTAGTTGTATCAATGGTATTGCTATTTTTCCTTTTATGTTCGCTGGTTTAATTGCTTGGCATCAGGCTATTTTAATGGCTGTGGGTGGTTCTCTTGGTGGTTATTTATGCGCTCATTATGCTCGAAATTTAGACCCTCGCTTTGTGCGGATATTTGTGATTGTTGTTAGTTTTAGTATGACTACTTACTTTTTTATTTGGGGTGAGAACAGATAA
- a CDS encoding DUF433 domain-containing protein, with translation MSNHSSVISVSPEIMSGTPVFTGTRVPIQTLLDYLTAGDSIDYFLDGFPTVTREQVITFLEEAGKQMISQVA, from the coding sequence ATGTCCAATCATTCTTCAGTTATAAGTGTGTCTCCTGAAATTATGAGTGGTACTCCTGTTTTTACTGGGACAAGAGTTCCTATACAAACACTTTTAGATTATTTGACAGCAGGAGATTCAATAGATTATTTTTTAGATGGTTTTCCCACGGTTACTAGAGAGCAAGTAATTACATTTCTAGAGGAAGCAGGAAAACAAATGATTAGTCAGGTAGCTTAG